The following coding sequences are from one Eucalyptus grandis isolate ANBG69807.140 chromosome 11, ASM1654582v1, whole genome shotgun sequence window:
- the LOC104425185 gene encoding sm-like protein LSM7, with amino-acid sequence MSGRKETVLDLAKFVDKGVQVKLTGGRQVTGTLKGYDQLLNLVLDEAVEFLRDPDDPLKTTDQTRRLGLIVCRGTAVMLVSPTDGTDEIANPFVQPDGA; translated from the exons ATG TCGGGAAGGAAAGAGACGGTTTTGGATTTGGCCAAGTTCGTGGATAAGGGGGTTCAAGTCAAGCTCACCGGTGGAAGACAAG TTACTGGTACTTTAAAGGGATATGATCAGTTACTGAACCTTGTTCTGGATGAAGCTGTGGAATTTCTACGAG ATCCCGATGACCCCTTGAAGACCACGGATCAAACCAGGCGTCTTGGCCTAATA GTCTGCCGGGGCACTGCTGTGATGCTTGTGTCACCTACTGACGGCACAGACGAGATTGCCAATCCCTTCGTGCAGCCAGATGGCGCTTAA